TCTCCCATGTGCCGGTCTACATGATGGGCGAGGAACAGCTTTCCTTGTACGCCACCTATATGTCCACCCTGGGCAACCGCCCCGACCTGTTCCCGTCCTCCGGGTATGTGAACAAGTACATCGACAACCCACCTACCGCCTGGGAGATTCCCGCTGAATACCTGACGGACGAGCGGTTCAATACCCTTATCACCGAGGCAGAAAAGTATTTGGGCTATCCCTATGTGTGGGGCGGCAGCAGTCCCAGCGCTTCTTTCGATTGCAGCGGCTTCGTCAGTTATGTGCTGACCAACAGCGGCCTGTGCAATACCGGGCGGCTGGGCGCACAGGGGCTCTACAATATTTCCACTCCGGTATCCGACCCCCAGCCCGGCGATCTGGTGTTCTTCGTGGGGACCTACGATACAACCGGCGTATCTCATGTAGGCATCTATGTGGGCGACGGGATGATGCTGCACTGCGGCGCCCCCATCCAGTATTCCAACCTGAATACAAGTTACTGGCAGTCCCATTTCTACGCATACGGCAGACCGCCGTACAACTGATGGAGGTGATGAAGTATCAATATGGTTTCCTATGGGGGCGGCGCCAACAGCACCGCCCTTCTGATCGGGCTGCACCAGCACCGTATCCCGGTGGACCTGATCCTCTTTGCGGATACGGGGGCAGAGCATCCCCACACCTACGCCTATCTGGAGGTGATGGATTCCTGGCTGAAGGATCACGGGATGCCGTCCATTACCAGAGTATATAAGACCACCCGTGAGGGTAAACGGCTGACGCTGGAAGATGAATGTTTGCAAAGTTGCAGCCTTCCGTCTATCGCCTACGGCTTCAAGCGGTGTTCCCTGAAACACAAGATCGGGCCGCAGGAAAAGTTCTGCAACCATTACCCGCCATGCCGCCGAATATGGGAGGCGGGCAAGCGGGTGGTCAAATTTATTGGCTACGACGCGGGCGAGGGCTACCGCAGCAATAAGGTGCTGCTGGGGGACTTGGCC
This DNA window, taken from Dysosmobacter welbionis, encodes the following:
- a CDS encoding phosphoadenosine phosphosulfate reductase, with product MNMVSYGGGANSTALLIGLHQHRIPVDLILFADTGAEHPHTYAYLEVMDSWLKDHGMPSITRVYKTTREGKRLTLEDECLQSCSLPSIAYGFKRCSLKHKIGPQEKFCNHYPPCRRIWEAGKRVVKFIGYDAGEGYRSNKVLLGDLADRKYSKWYPLMEWGWTRDDCIRQIEAAGLPQPGKSSCFFCPSMKPDEITALREQYHDLFRRALALEDNARQNLKTVKGLGRNYSWRERFGKEFCTHGNG